In Topomyia yanbarensis strain Yona2022 chromosome 2, ASM3024719v1, whole genome shotgun sequence, one DNA window encodes the following:
- the LOC131678843 gene encoding collagen alpha-1(IV) chain: MVISAGSKCVSLGSKLLRTMRLNRKLSVPGVSHVIVVVFGVLLLADPSSAVDCIRTPCDCKGLQGAPGQKGVHGIPGSVGFPGDIGFEGPPGYPGSRGDRGEVGSMGEKGYRGETGAPGPVGYPGIPGFPGDDGPRGPRGIDGCNGTDGAMGIPGMPGWPGDRGQPGLQGPPGFRGDSGEGGINSKGTKGSMGEPGRPGAMGPHGFNGSRGLPGFDGIGGYDGLPGSKGEIGDEGEPSIPFCPGEPGEPGEPYYYFSSKNSTVSKGVQGPKGDRGEDGTPGFHGRKGDSGAYGERGLKGFKGEEGNVGDRGKQGKDGPPGPPGDKGEKGAPGYAGRDGEFGDKGEAGDNGQPGVPGIQGTRGSPGLYDPTLAPIIIGPVGPQGDVGPQGNQGLGGIPGDPGRRGLMGFQGPPGDPGLDGPQGKKGSTIAGQRGDDGESGPRGPAGIRGTPGPGGLYGQKGFPGRDMQGLKGESGTPGLNGEYGEKGDQGELGETGDKGLPGIGVNITGPMGPDGIPGRPGPIGDAGWNAYSGPKGDKGFTGDDCGVCAPGPRGIKGDGGDIGRPGWDGIDGNRGLTGPRGLKGMSGKSGIQGIQGLKGIPGENGEPGRPGDKGPKGFIIRRGSLVSYPGDKGDVGYRGLQGEQGDEGYFGSPGEQGGPGEQGEVGNDGNPGLRGRDGDPGIPGRDGIHGRDAAHNSYTIWSLRGTPGLPGDIGFKGERGDQGNHGEPGSVADVDYKIIGDRGPRGEFGDEGLKGVKGYKGETGEVGFAGPDGRPGPPGSSIQGQKGHKGYFGMTGDHGQQGEEGLPGLRGINGSNGLMGLKGARGDPGRAVLYGEMGEEGEAGYFGEFGDKGYKGPDGFRGPPGIVGAKGEKGDDGMMGRIGLPGNKGMVGDIIYGNRGAPGAPGRPGLTAPYGDKGERGEPGSEGPQGPKGEIGDTGRDGLPGLPGDDGEPGEPGLRGIRGYMGEEGYQGERGEIGDPGNIGLTGRRGEDGLRALKGEAGDIGEAGFPGLIGRNGTKGELGDIGFQGAPGMKGSASFSGNKGEVGVYGLHGPPGLAGAVGLPGLKGVEGDAGTVIDGYPGISGPKGAPGYNGRPGRPGFKGERGEEGNLGAKGIQGDKGKDGYPGINGRFGKDGPRGLMGLRGLSGSRGETGEQGEIGFVGFVGEKGERGDIGRIGLSGLQGLPGEQGIPGLPGELIFRAPQKGDRGELGQQGFEGLSGLTGLKGRPGYPGEKGDPGPRGEPGFAGRNGLDGLKGQQGEPGYKGPHGTLVTRPEPGDQGDAGYDGFPGRPGVSGNKGAPGDYGDDGPVGSRGMVGAVSGAFKGMKGEIGFEGAPGLEGLPGLPGPQGMMGTPGEKGLPGSIGFSIRGIKGEVGMDGLIGLDGMPGPTGFPGDVGPVGRPGLRGLPGLKAEIGEVGEGGYFGRLGLKGIKGERGDPIPLNNWAPTQPGDRGVPGNKGAPGDVGDMGLPGYPGLVGLKGEKGRQGFAGEEGQMGIMGEKGFQGAPGRDGLDGYPGLRGEIGDAAPPPPPAKSRGYVFTKHSQTVYVPECPLNTIKLWDGYSLVSVIGSSRTVGQDLGTAGSCLRRFSTMPYLFCDINNVCNYATNNDDSIWLASPEPMPMSMAPMKSREVEKYISRCSVCETSTRVIAIHSQTMAIPDCPGGWEELWIGYSYVMHTTDNTGGFGMDLTSPGSCMEDFRAQPVIECHGHGTCNFYDGITSFWLTIIEDGEEFSQPKQQTLKADQTSKISRCIVCRRKAGFLRALSDGAISASALRRPNIATVQKPYYPPPPQQSPRRRIRPGGRSRNRQ; encoded by the exons GATTGCATCCGGACGCCATGTGACTGCAAAGGACTTCAAGGAGCACCGGGGCAAAAAGGTGTACATGGTATTCCGGGATCGGTCGGTTTCCCTGGTGATATTGGCTTTGAAGGTCCTCCGGGTTATCCTGGCAGTCGAGGTGATCGTGGTGAAGTTGGATCCATGGGCGAGAAAGGTTACAGA GGAGAGACCGGCGCACCGGGGCCAGTTGGATATCCAGGAATTCCG GGCTTTCCGGGAGATGATGGGCCACGTGGTCCGCGGGGAATAGATGGATGCAACGGAACGGACGGTGCCATGGGTATCCCTGGAATGCCAGGTTGGCCAGGAGATCGCGGACAACCAGGTCTTCAAGGACCCCCTGGTTTTCGAGGAGATTCTGGAGAAGGTGGTATAAATTCAAAAGGAACTAAAGGATCTATGGGTGAACCAGGTCGACCTGGAGCGATGGGGCCGCATGGATTCAATGGAAGCCGTGGGCTTCCTGGTTTTGATGGTATAGGTGGATATGATGGACTTCCAGGTTCTAAAGGAGAGATAGGTGATGAAGGCGAACCTTCCATTCCGTTCTGCCCAGGCGAACCTGGTGAACCAGGAGAGCCATATTACTATTTCTCTAGCAAAAACTCTACGGTTAGTAAAGGTGTGCAAGGTCCGAAAGGAGACCGCGGAGAAGATGGTACTCCAGGATTTCATGGTAGAAAGGGAGACTCTGGAGCCTATGGTGAGCGTGGATTAAAAGGTTTCAAAGGAGAGGAAGGAAATGTTGGTGATCGGGGAAAGCAAGGAAAAGATGGTCCACCTGGTCCTCCTGGTGATAAAGGAGAAAAAGGAGCTCCTGGTTATGCGGGTCGTGATGGAGAATTCGGAGACAAAGGTGAAGCTGGTGATAACGGTCAGCCAGGTGTTCCTGGAATTCAAGGTACTCGTGGTTCTCCTGGCTTATACGACCCAACATTGGCACCAATAATAATCGGGCCAGTAGGACCGCAAGGTGATGTTGGACCCCAAGGCAATCAAGGATTAGGAGGAATACCAGGAGATCCAGGACGACGTGGTTTAATGGGCTTCCAGGGTCCACCCGGAGATCCCGGGTTGGATGGTCCTCAGGGAAAAAAGGGTTCCACGATTGCTGGACAACGAGGTGACGATGGAGAAAGTGGCCCAAGAGGCCCTGCCGGCATTAGGGGAACTCCAGGTCCAGGTGGATTGTACGGTCAAAAAGGGTTCCCAGGAAGAGACATGCAAGGATTGAAGGGTGAATCAGGTACGCCTGGTTTGAATGGCGAATACGGGGAGAAAGGTGATCAAGGAGAACTCGGCGAAACTGGTGATAAAGGTCTTCCGGGAATTGGCGTTAACATCACAGGACCAATGGGACCCGACGGTATACCAGGCCGGCCGGGCCCAATAGGTGATGCTGGATGGAACGCATATAGTGGACCTAAAGGAGATAAAGGTTTTACTGGTGATGATTGTGGAGTTTGCGCACCTGGCCCTCGAGGAATTAAGGGCGATGGTGGTGATATAGGACGTCCTGGATGGGATGGAATCGATGGTAACCGTGGTCTTACTGGTCCTAGAGGTTTGAAGGGAATGTCTGGAAAATCAGGAATTCAAGGAATTCAAGGCTTGAAAG GCATTCCGGGTGAAAACGGTGAACCTGGCCGACCGGGTGATAAAGGTCCAAAAGGTTTCATCATTCGTCGGGGCAGTTTGGTTTCTTATCCTGGTGATAAAGGAGATGTAGGTTACCGTGGCTTGCAAGGTGAACAGGGTGATGAAGGGTATTTCGGAAGTCCTGGCGAACAAGGAGGCCCTGGGGAGCAAGGCGAAGTCGGTAACGATGGTAATCCTGGTTTAAGAGGTCGTGATGGCGATCCAGGTATCCCTGGACGAGACGGTATTCACGGTCGAGATGCTGCTCACAATTCCTACACGATTTGGTCCTTGAGAGGAACTCCTGGATTGCCCGGTGATAT TGGTTTCAAGGGAGAACGAGGAGATCAAGGTAATCATGGGGAGCCTGGTTCCGTTGCCGATGTGGACTACAAGATCATTGGAGATAGGGGACCACGGGGAGAGTTTGGGGATGAAGGTTTGAAGGGAGTAAAAGGATACAAAGGAGAAACGGGAGAAGTAGGATTCGCAGGCCCAGATGGCAGACCAGGCCCTCCAGGTAGCAGTATTCAAGGTCAAAAGGGTCACAAAGGATACTTTGGAATGACTGGTGATCATGGACAGCAAGGAGAGGAAGGTTTACCTGGTTTACGTGGGATAAACGGATCTAATGGTTTGATGGGTCTAAAAGGTGCACGTGGAGATCCCGGACGAGCTGTGCTATATGGTGAAATGGGAGAAGAAGGTGAAGCTGGATATTTCGGGGAGTTCGGCGACAAGGGGTACAAGGGTCCAGATGGTTTTCGAGGACCGCCTGGAATAGTCGGTGCTAAGGGAGAAAAGGGAGACGACGGTATGATGGGACGCATTGGATTACCTGGTAACAAGGGTATGGTGGGAGATATAATCTATGGAAACCGCGGAGCACCTGGCGCACCAGGAAGACCTGGCCTCACTGCACCATACGGAGACAAGGGAGAGCGGGGCGAACCCGGTAGCGAAGGCCCACAAGGACCGAAGGGAGAAATCGGTGATACCGGGCGGGATGGCCTACCAGGTTTACCTGGTGATGATGGAGAGCCTGGTGAACCGGGTCTCCGAGGTATCCGTGGTTATATGGGTGAGGAAGGATACCAGGGAGAGCGTGGCGAAATTGGAGACCCAGGTAATATTGGTTTGACGGGTCGACGAGGAGAAGATGGGTTGAGAGCGCTGAAGGGTGAAGCAGGAGATATTGGAGAGGCCGGTTTTCCTGGATTGATCGGTCGTAACGGGACCAAAGGAGAACTAGGTGATATAGGTTTCCAGGGTGCACCGGGTATGAAAGGATCCGCTTCCTTCAGTGGCAATAAAGGTGAAGTTGGAGTGTACGGATTGCATGGTCCTCCCGGATTAGCTGGTGCGGTGGGGTTGCCCGGATTGAAAGGAGTTGAAGGCGATGCTGGAACCGTAATTGATGGCTACCCTGGTATAAGCGGTCCCAAAGGTGCACCTGGCTATAATGGTCGACCAGGGCGACCTGGATTCAAAGGAGAACGTGGTGAAGAAGGAAATTTAGGTGCCAAAGGTATTCAAGGTGATAAAGGTAAAGACGGGTATCCTGGAATCAACGGTCGCTTTGGCAAAGATGGACCACGAGGTTTGATGGGGCTGCGAGGACTTTCGGGCAGTAGAGGTGAAACCGGAGAACAAGGAGAAATTGGCTTTGTCGGATTCGTTGGAGAAAAGGGCGAACGGGGCGATATTGGTCGTATTGGCCTATCAGGGCTGCAAGGTCTACCAGGAGAGCAAGGAATTCCCGGACTACCAGGTGAACTAATATTCAGAGCACCACAAAAAGGTGATCGTGGTGAACTTGGCCAACAAGGTTTCGAAGGATTGTCTGGATTGACAGGATTGAAGGGAAGGCCAGGTTATCCTGGCGAAAAAGGAGATCCAGGACCAAGAGGAGAGCCAGGATTTGCAGGACGGAATGGTTTAGATGGACTGAAAGGACAGCAAGGAGAACCAGGATACAAAGGACCACATGGTACACTTGTTACTCGGCCAGAACCAGGAGATCAAGGAGATGCGGGATACGATGGGTTCCCAGGTCGACCAGGTGTAAGTGGAAACAAGGGTGCCCCAGGAGACTATGGTGATGATGGCCCAGTCGGATCCCGTGGTATGGTCGGTGCAGTTAGTGGTGCGTTCAAAGGAATGAAAGGTGAAATTGGCTTTGAAGGTGCTCCAGGATTGGAAGGCCTGCCAGGATTGCCAGGCCCGCAAGGAATGATGGGAACACCTGGTGAAAAAGGTCTTCCTGGAAGCATTGGTTTCTCTATCCGCGGCATTAAAGGAGAAGTTGGAATGGACGGATTGATTGGATTAGATGGAATGCCGGGACCAACCGGTTTCCCAGGTGACGTAGGCCCAGTTGGACGTCCAGGTCTGCGAGGATTACCGGGACTGAAGGCTGAAATCGGCGAAGTAGGTGAAGGGGGCTACTTTGGACGTTTAGGATTAAAGGGCATAAAGGGAGAGCGAGGTGATCCGATACCATTGAACAACTGGGCACCAACCCAACCCGGCGATCGTGGTGTTCCTGGAAATAAGGGAGCTCCTGGTGATGTGGGTGATATGGGTCTACCTGGATACCCGGGACTTGTTGGTCTTAAAGgagaaaaaggacgacaaggcTTCGCTGGTGAGGAGGGACAAATGGGTATCATGGGCGAAAAGGGATTCCAAGGAGCTCCAGGACGTGATGGTTTAGACGGATATCCTGGTCTGCGTGGCGAAATCGGTGATGCAGCACCACCACCTCCTCCTGCTAAGAGTCGAGGCTACGTATTCACAAAGCATTCCCAAACGGTGTATGTGCCGGAGTGTCCTCTTAACACCATCAAATTATGGGATGGCTATTCCCTGGTAAGTGTTATCGGTAGCAGCAGGACAGTGGGACAGGACCTAGGAACTGCGGGATCATGTTTGCGAAGGTTCAGCACAATGCCATATTTGTTCTGTGACATTAATAACGTTTGCAACTACGCTACCAACAACGACGACAGTATCTGGCTTGCTTCCCCTGAACCGATGCCGATGTCGATGGCGCCAATGAAATCTCGAGAAGTAGAGAAATACATCTCAAGATGTTCAGTGTGTGAAACGAGCACACGAGTGATCGCTATCCATAGTCAAACAATGGCGATTCCAGATTGTCCTGGAGGATGGGAAGAATTGTGGATCGGTTACAGCTACGTGATG CATACAACTGATAACACTGGTGGattcggaatggatttgactTCACCAGGATCTTGTATGGAGGACTTCCGCGCTCAACCAGTCATCGAATGCCATGGACATGGCACATGTAATTTCTATGATGGTATCACTTCATTCTGGTTGACTATCATTGAGGATGGCGAAGAATTCAGCCAGCCAAAACAACAAACCTTGAAAGCCGATCAGACTAGCAAGATAAGCAG GTGTATAGTCTGCCGCCGAAAGGCCGGTTTCCTGCGAGCGCTCTCGGATGGTGCAATCAGTGCCTCGGCACTACGCCGCCCAAACATCGCAACTGTTCAGAAACCGTACTATCCACCTCCACCTCAGCAATCGCCAAGACGACGAATTCGGCCAGGAGGTAGATCACGAAACCGTCAATAA